A genome region from Brassica oleracea var. oleracea cultivar TO1000 chromosome C2, BOL, whole genome shotgun sequence includes the following:
- the LOC106326803 gene encoding elongation factor 2: MVKFTADELRRIMDYKHNIRNMSVIAHVDHGKSTLTDSLVAAAGIIAQEVAGDVRMTDTRADEAERGITIKSTGISLYYEMTDASLKSFTGARDGNEYLINLIDSPGHVDFSSEVTAALRITDGALVVVDCIEGVCVQTETVLRQALGERIRPVLTVNKMDRCFLELQVDGEEAYQTFQRVIENANVIMATYEDPLLGDVQVYPEKGTVAFSAGLHGWAFTLTNFAKMYASKFGVDETKMMERLWGENFFDPATRKWSGKNTGSATCKRGFVQFCYEPIKQIIATCMNDQKDKLWPMLQKLGVQMKSDEKELMGKPLMKRVMQTWLPASTALLEMMIFHLPSPHTAQRYRVENLYEGPLDDQYATAIRNCDPNGPLMLYVSKMIPASDKGRFFAFGRVFSGKVSTGMKVRIMGPNFVPGEKKDLYVKSVQRTVIWMGKRQETVEDVPCGNTVAMVGLDQFITKNATLTNEKEVDAHPIRAMKFSVSPVVRVAVQCKVASDLPKLVEGLKRLAKSDPMVVCTMEESGEHIVAGAGELHLEICLKDLQDDFMGGAEIVKSDPVVSFRETVLERSVRTVMSKSPNKHNRLYMEARPLEDGLAEAIDEGRIGPRDDPKIRSKILAEEFGWDKDLAKKIWAFGPETTGPNMVVDMCKGVQYLNEIKVSVVAGFQWASKEGPLCDENMRGICFEVCDAVLHSDAIHRGGGQVIPTARRVIYASQITAKPRLLEPVYMVEIQAPEGALGGIYSVLNQKRGHVFEEMQRPGTPLYNIKAYLPVVESFGFSSQLRAATSGQAFPQCVFDHWEMMSSDPLEAGSQASTLVTDIRKRKGMKEQMTPLSDFEDKL; encoded by the exons ATG GTGAAGTTTACGGCCGATGAGCTTCGTAGGATTATGGATTACAAACACAACATCCGTAACATGTCCGTTATTGCCCATGTCGACCATG GTAAATCCACCCTGACTGACTCCTTGGTTGCTGCTGCTGGTATCATTGCGCAAGAAGTTGCTGGTGATGTCCGTATGACTGATACTCGTGCTGACGAGGCTGAACGTGGTATCACCATCAAGTCCACGGGTATCTCTCTCTACTACGAGATGACCGATGCTTCCTTGAAGAGCTTCACTGGCGCCAGAGACGGGAACGAGTACCTTATCAACCTCATCGACTCTCCTGGCCACGTTGACTTCTCCTCTGAGGTCACTGCTGCGCTCCGTATTACCGATGGTGCCCTTGTGGTGGTTGACTGTATTGAGGGTGTCTGTGTTCAGACTGAGACTGTGCTGCGTCAGGCTCTTGGTGAGAGGATTAGGCCCGTGCTGACTGTGAACAAGATGGACAGGTGTTTCCTTGAGCTTCAGGTTGATGGTGAGGAGGCTTACCAGACGTTCCAGAGGGTCATTGAGAACGCTAATGTCATCATGGCAACGTATGAGGATCCTCTCCTTGGTGATGTTCAGGTCTACCCTGAGAAAGGAACCGTCGCCTTCTCTGCTGGTCTCCATGGCTGGGCTTTCACCCTGACCAACTTTGCGAAGATGTATGCTTCCAAGTTCGGTGTTGACGAGACTAAGATGATGGAGAGGCTGTGGGGTGAGAATTTCTTTGACCCTGCCACCAGGAAATGGAGCGGCAAGAACACTGGGTCGGCTACTTGCAAGCGTGGGTTTGTGCAGTTCTGTTATGAGCCCATCAAGCAGATCATTGCCACTTGCATGAATGACCAGAAGGACAAGCTGTGGCCTATGTTGCAGAAGCTTGGTGTCCAGATGAAGTCTGATGAGAAGGAGCTCATGGGTAAACCTTTGATGAAGCGTGTCATGCAGACTTGGCTCCCTGCAAGTACCGCATTGCTTGAGATGATGATCTTTCACCTTCCGTCGCCCCACACTGCACAGAGGTACCGTGTTGAGAACCTGTATGAAGGTCCTCTCGATGATCAGTACGCCACCGCCATCAGAAACTGTGATCCTAATGGCCCTCTCATGCTCTATGTTTCTAAGATGATTCCTGCCTCAGACAAGGGGAGGTTCTTTGCTTTTGGTCGTGTCTTCTCTGGAAAGGTGTCCACTGGTATGAAAGTCAGGATCATGGGTCCCAACTTTGTTCCTGGTGAGAAGAAAGACCTTTACGTCAAGAGTGTTCAGAGGACTGTCATCTGGATGGGTAAGAGGCAAGAGACTGTTGAGGATGTTCCCTGTGGTAACACCGTTGCTATGGTTGGTCTTGATCAGTTCATCACCAAGAATGCTACGCTGACGAATGAGAAAGAAGTTGATGCTCATCCTATCCGTGCGATGAAGTTCTCTGTGTCCCCTGTTGTACGTGTTGCTGTTCAGTGCAAGGTCGCTTCTGATCTTCCCAAGCTTGTTGAGGGACTTAAGAGGCTGGCCAAGTCTGATCCTATGGTTGTCTGCACAATGGAGGAGTCAGGTGAGCACATTGTTGCTGGTGCTGGAGAACTCCATCTTGAGATTTGCTTGAAGGATCTTCAGGATGATTTCATGGGTGGTGCTGAGATTGTCAAGTCAGACCCTGTCGTCTCGTTCCGTGAGACTGTTTTGGAGCGGTCTGTGCGCACCGTGATGAGCAAATCACCAAACAAGCATAACCGTCTGTACATGGAGGCTAGGCCTTTGGAGGATGGTCTTGCGGAGGCTATTGATGAAGGCCGTATTGGTCCAAGAGATGATCCCAAGATACGTTCCAAGATCTTGGCAGAGGAGTTTGGTTGGGACAAGGATCTTGCAAAGAAGATATGGGCGTTTGGACCTGAAACCACAGGGCCCAACATGGTTGTTGACATGTGTAAGGGAGTTCAATACCTGAATGAAATCAAGGTTTCTGTTGTTGCTGGGTTCCAGTGGGCTTCCAAGGAAGGTCCTCTTTGTGATGAGAACATGAGAGGGATCTGCTTTGAGGTTTGCGACGCGGTGCTCCACTCTGATGCTATCCACAGAGGTGGTGGTCAGGTTATCCCGACGGCGAGGAGGGTTATCTACGCCTCGCAGATCACCGCCAAGCCCAGGCTGTTGGAGCCGGTTTACATGGTGGAGATCCAAGCACCAGAAGGAGCTCTGGGAGGAATCTACAGCGTGCTGAATCAGAAGCGTGGACACGTGTTTGAGGAGATGCAGAGGCCAGGAACACCGCTGTACAACATCAAGGCGTACCTGCCAGTCGTCGAGTCATTTGGATTCTCAAGTCAGCTTAGAGCGGCAACCTCAGGACAGGCCTTCCCTCAGTGTGTGTTTGATCATTGGGAGATGATGTCGTCTGACCCATTGGAGGCAGGGTCGCAGGCTTCAACGCTGGTGACTGACATCAGGAAGAGGAAGGGTATGAAGGAACAGATGACTCCATTGTCTGATTTCGAAGACAAGCTGTGA
- the LOC106322576 gene encoding uncharacterized protein LOC106322576, producing MDSQQRSLCFISLAFLFITCSSAEFLIQQVTQGRGTENNSSSSLDANLGVTRVLRDERPSSKIVTIAGYSVIKGRGEPYESSVFEAAGYKWRLVLYVVGNANDGGAGYISLYVRIEETESLPFGWELNNVDLKLFVHNPKLNKYLTVTDGALKRFNGVKKELGFGQLIALSTFENTNEGYIVQDTCSFGAEILIVKPAEVQEKVTFISNPPDNVFTWKILRFSNLEDKFYYSADFLVGDRYWRLGFNPKGDGGGRPHALPIFLFAQGFGPNAVATNTWGAVNLRLKNQRSTNHRQIYSAAWYPIRSGYGVGVNNIILLADLNDASKGYLVNDAIIFEAEMVKVSVTNIVSV from the exons ATGGATAGTCAACAAAGGAGTTTGTGTTTCATTTCTCTAGCTTTTCTCTTCATCACTTGCTCTTCAGCTGAGTTCCTCATTCAACAGGTCACGCAAGGCAGAGGAACTGAGAACAACAGTTCTTCCAGTCTCGACGCGAATCTTG GAGTGACAAGAGTGTTGAGAGACGAGCGACCATCGAGTAAGATAGTGACAATAGCTGGCTACTCCGTTATTAAAGGAAGAGGCGAACCCTACGAGTCCTCTGTTTTTGAAGCTGCTGGTTACAAATG GAGATTAGTTTTGTACGTGGTTGGTAATGCTAACGATGGTGGAGCTGGCTATATATCACTTTACGTGAGAATCGAAGAGACTGAATCTCTTCCCTTTGGTTGGGAACTCAATAATGTTGATCTCAAACTCTTTGTCCACAATCCAAAGCTGAACAAGTACTTGACTGTCACAG ATGGGGCATTGAAGCGATTCAATGGAGTGAAAAAAGAGTTGGGATTTGGACAATTGATTGCTCTTTCAACATTCGAGAACACCAACGAAGGGTACATTGTGCAGGACACTTGCTCTTTTGGTGCTGAGATCCTCATAGTTAAACCAGCCGAGGTACAAGAGAAAGTGACGTTCATATCAAACCCTCCAGACAATGTGTTTACTTGGAAGATACTTCGTTTCTCCAACTTGGAAGATAAATTCTACTATTCTGCTGATTTTCTCGTTGGAGACCGATACTG GAGATTAGGGTTTAACCCGAAAGGAGATGGAGGAGGAAGACCACATGCACTTCCAATCTTCTTATTTGCTCAAGGCTTTGGGCCAAACGCAGTCGCTACAAACACTTGGGGAGCGGTCAATCTGCGCTTAAAGAATCAACGAAGCACCAACCATAGACAAATATATT CTGCAGCTTGGTACCCTATTCGAAGCGGTTATGGCGTGGGAGTAAACAATATCATATTGTTAGCAGATTTAAACGATGCATCCAAAGGGTATTTGGTGAATGATGCTATCATCTTTGAAGCTGAAATGGTTAAGGTCTCTGTGACCAACATCGTCTCCGTTTAG